TGAATTCTTGGCCAATAGATTCGATAGGTTTCAATCCACGTTGGTCCAATATATTTTTAAATTTGCCTGAGATGAGTTCGATGCCTTCTTTCACTGCAGTAATATCTGCGGCCATTTCGACTGACTTTATGGCTCGGTCAAAATCATCGACCACAGGTAAAAGTGAAACGATAATGTCGCGACCTGCGTATTCTATTAATTCAATTTTCTCTTTGGCAGTGCGGCGTTTGAAGTTTTCGAACTCAGAATAAAGACGGATATATTTATCATGCATCTCAGCTTTATCAATTTTGAGTTGCTCCAGTTCGCTTGCAGGTTCGCTAGCTGTGGTCTCGATTGTTTCACTAACGGTTTC
This sequence is a window from Bacteroidota bacterium. Protein-coding genes within it:
- a CDS encoding nucleotide exchange factor GrpE; the protein is MKKEEELPNEQPEANAEGNTEETVSETIETTASEPASELEQLKIDKAEMHDKYIRLYSEFENFKRRTAKEKIELIEYAGRDIIVSLLPVVDDFDRAIKSVEMAADITAVKEGIELISGKFKNILDQRGLKPIESIGQEFNIDFHEAITNIPVEDEAQKGKVIDEVERGYILGDKVIRFAKVVVGN